A genomic segment from Alkalilimnicola ehrlichii MLHE-1 encodes:
- the pedF gene encoding cytochrome c-550 PedF, which produces MATRTTKRLLQTAVAGAMLATGMALFAHGDVNPQPVDTGDLPELDDWKLENPFRDADESTLNEAIRIGERGYQANCAVCHGLGGASGGIAPDLRLLEPGFDDEYYVQTVRKGRGAGMPSFDGVLSQEAIWAIYTWLNTMHEEAMDEYY; this is translated from the coding sequence ATGGCTACTAGAACGACTAAGCGACTTCTGCAGACCGCCGTGGCCGGCGCGATGCTTGCGACAGGGATGGCCCTCTTCGCCCATGGCGATGTGAACCCGCAACCGGTGGATACCGGCGACCTACCGGAACTGGACGACTGGAAACTGGAAAACCCCTTTCGCGACGCCGATGAATCTACGCTCAACGAGGCCATACGCATCGGCGAGCGCGGCTACCAGGCCAACTGTGCCGTCTGCCACGGTCTCGGCGGCGCCTCCGGTGGAATCGCCCCGGACCTGCGCCTGCTGGAACCCGGCTTCGACGACGAATACTACGTTCAGACGGTTCGCAAGGGTCGCGGCGCCGGCATGCCGTCGTTCGACGGCGTACTGAGCCAGGAGGCCATCTGGGCCATTTACACCTGGCTGAACACCATGCACGAGGAGGCGATGGATGAATACTACTGA
- a CDS encoding PQQ-dependent methanol/ethanol family dehydrogenase — translation MTTVKHNLRIALIPATVAAVALGAGCATAGSHGNGDFPESITQAMIDADFHHNDRILTYGQSPEGQRYSTLDKINRDNVHALTPAWAYSFGGEQQRGQESQTLVYDGVIYVTGSYSRMWAVDARTGERLWQYAHRLPDGIMPCCDVVNRGMALYDDLVIFGTLDAQLVALDRHTGRVRWRDRIADYRAGYSYTAAPMIANDLLITGNSGGEFGAVGEVQARDPKTGDIVWTRPVVEGHMGTLPDGSETMTGELNATWEGEAWKTGGGAPWLGGTYDPELNLIYIGTGNPAPWNAHARPGDNLYTSATVALDADTGEIVWYYQTTPNDHWDYDGVNELVLFDYEHNGETVKAGAKADRNGFFYVMNRENGELLLAEPFVENITWASHIDMETGRPVEIEGGRPGNPADMEGDRGEAVTAQPAFLGGKNWSHMSYSQRTGLFYIPSNEWEMEIWNEPVDYRRGAAYLGAGFTIKPIYDDKVGVLRALDPATGEIVWEVPNRSPLWSSVLTTAGGLVFYGTPEGHLKAMCDETGEELWSFQTGSGIVGQPATWEMDGEQYISVVSGWGGAVPLWGGEVAPLVRHISQGGMLWTFKISDLAAEAGL, via the coding sequence ATGACTACCGTAAAGCACAACCTGCGCATAGCGCTGATCCCGGCCACCGTGGCCGCCGTCGCCCTGGGGGCCGGATGCGCCACCGCGGGCAGCCACGGAAACGGGGACTTCCCCGAAAGTATCACCCAGGCGATGATCGACGCCGACTTCCACCACAACGACCGCATCCTGACCTACGGCCAATCCCCCGAAGGACAGCGTTACAGCACCCTGGACAAGATCAACCGGGACAATGTGCACGCCCTCACCCCGGCCTGGGCCTACTCCTTCGGCGGTGAACAGCAGCGGGGCCAGGAAAGCCAGACCCTGGTGTATGACGGCGTGATCTACGTGACCGGCTCTTACTCCCGCATGTGGGCGGTGGATGCCCGCACCGGCGAGCGGCTCTGGCAGTACGCCCACCGCCTGCCCGACGGCATCATGCCCTGCTGTGACGTGGTCAACCGCGGCATGGCCCTCTACGACGACCTGGTCATCTTCGGCACCCTGGATGCGCAACTGGTGGCCTTGGACCGGCACACCGGCCGGGTCCGTTGGCGCGACCGCATCGCCGACTACCGGGCTGGCTATTCCTACACCGCCGCACCGATGATCGCCAACGATCTGTTGATCACCGGCAACTCCGGAGGCGAGTTTGGCGCCGTCGGCGAAGTGCAGGCCCGCGACCCGAAGACCGGCGACATCGTCTGGACCCGCCCGGTGGTGGAAGGTCACATGGGCACGCTGCCGGATGGCAGTGAGACCATGACCGGCGAGCTGAACGCAACCTGGGAGGGTGAGGCCTGGAAGACCGGCGGTGGCGCCCCCTGGCTGGGCGGCACCTATGACCCGGAGCTCAACCTGATCTACATCGGCACCGGCAACCCGGCCCCGTGGAACGCCCACGCCCGCCCCGGTGACAACCTCTACACCTCCGCCACCGTGGCCCTGGATGCCGACACCGGGGAGATCGTCTGGTACTACCAGACCACCCCCAATGACCACTGGGATTACGACGGCGTCAATGAGCTGGTGCTGTTCGACTACGAGCACAACGGTGAGACCGTCAAGGCCGGTGCCAAGGCCGACCGCAACGGCTTCTTCTACGTGATGAACCGGGAGAACGGCGAGCTGCTGCTGGCCGAACCCTTCGTGGAGAACATCACCTGGGCCAGCCATATCGACATGGAGACCGGGCGCCCGGTCGAAATCGAGGGCGGCCGCCCGGGCAACCCGGCCGACATGGAGGGCGACCGGGGCGAGGCCGTGACCGCCCAGCCGGCCTTCCTTGGCGGCAAGAACTGGAGCCACATGTCCTACAGCCAGCGCACGGGCCTGTTCTATATCCCCTCCAACGAGTGGGAGATGGAGATCTGGAATGAGCCGGTGGACTACCGTCGCGGTGCCGCTTACCTGGGTGCCGGCTTCACCATCAAGCCCATCTACGACGACAAGGTCGGCGTACTGCGCGCCCTCGACCCGGCCACTGGCGAGATTGTCTGGGAAGTGCCCAACCGCTCGCCGCTCTGGTCCAGCGTGCTCACCACCGCCGGCGGCCTGGTCTTCTACGGCACCCCCGAGGGCCACCTGAAGGCCATGTGCGATGAGACCGGGGAGGAGCTCTGGAGCTTCCAGACCGGTTCCGGGATCGTCGGCCAACCGGCCACCTGGGAGATGGACGGCGAACAGTATATCTCCGTGGTCTCCGGCTGGGGCGGCGCGGTGCCGCTCTGGGGCGGGGAGGTGGCCCCGCTGGTCCGCCATATTAGCCAGGGCGGCATGCTCTGGACCTTCAAGATCTCCGACCTGGCCGCGGAGGCCGGCCTGTAA
- a CDS encoding quinoprotein dehydrogenase-associated SoxYZ-like carrier, protein MRVSPHLLPLCLLLAAALAAPAAAGVEEDPLGSPGWHLSKARYFQGETYVFAHDKVQVIAPDSAEDTFQVPGFVRVEGLGNVRRLMVFTDLNPIPKILDMEIPRGAPNVGFRFKVEQATALRAAAQTEDGVWHLGGTWIDAAGGGCSAPSIASADPAWESRLGEIRGRTWQREGSQRVRFSLLHPMDTGLAPGIPEFYLEELEVRDGNDQTLARMEIHASMSENPHLTLDLEHRGTTRLVGRDNNGNRFEGTLQP, encoded by the coding sequence ATGAGGGTATCCCCGCACTTGCTACCCCTTTGCTTGCTTCTGGCAGCGGCGCTGGCGGCTCCGGCCGCCGCTGGCGTCGAGGAGGATCCACTGGGTTCGCCGGGCTGGCACTTGTCCAAGGCCCGCTATTTCCAAGGCGAAACTTATGTCTTCGCCCACGACAAGGTCCAGGTGATTGCACCGGATAGTGCCGAGGACACCTTCCAGGTCCCCGGTTTCGTCCGCGTCGAGGGGCTGGGCAACGTACGGCGGCTGATGGTCTTCACCGACCTCAACCCCATCCCGAAGATCCTCGACATGGAGATACCGCGCGGCGCGCCCAATGTGGGCTTCCGGTTCAAAGTCGAGCAGGCGACGGCCCTGCGGGCCGCGGCACAGACCGAGGACGGCGTCTGGCACCTGGGGGGCACCTGGATCGACGCTGCCGGCGGCGGCTGCAGCGCACCGAGCATCGCCAGCGCCGATCCAGCCTGGGAGAGCCGGTTGGGCGAAATCCGCGGCCGCACCTGGCAGCGGGAGGGCAGCCAACGGGTGCGCTTCAGCCTCCTGCACCCCATGGATACCGGGCTTGCCCCTGGAATCCCCGAGTTTTACCTGGAAGAGCTGGAGGTCCGGGACGGCAATGACCAGACGCTGGCCCGCATGGAGATCCACGCCTCCATGTCGGAGAACCCCCATCTGACCCTCGACCTGGAGCACCGGGGTACAACACGACTGGTCGGTCGTGATAACAACGGCAACCGCTTCGAGGGGACCCTGCAGCCATGA
- a CDS encoding quinoprotein relay system zinc metallohydrolase 1, whose protein sequence is MMEYPLQAPFLRLAAMALGLLTIGAANAGGIFYGLQPQQVADGVYIFEGRQEHFTRRNGGNIVNTGFVITSAGVVVLDTGPSRAYGEEMRRAIAQVTDQPIHSVYLTHHHPDHFLGNQAFEDVPICALPYTREMIERDGEALLDNMYNLLSGWMGGTYVVAPDCTAEPGPVTVGERTLEVIAGAGHSGPEASDLMLHDQRSDTLFAGDLVFYDRAPTTPHADLSRWVALLHELERELPRTLVPGHGPVTRDVEAVLQTRDYVEWLASALREAAEQGLDMAEALELEVPERFRHLAVVDEELRRSVAHLYPGYETQALNQVIDGLQ, encoded by the coding sequence ATGATGGAATACCCACTGCAAGCGCCTTTCCTTCGGCTGGCGGCGATGGCGCTAGGCCTCCTGACCATTGGAGCTGCCAACGCGGGGGGAATCTTTTACGGCCTGCAGCCGCAGCAGGTCGCCGATGGGGTGTACATCTTCGAGGGTCGCCAGGAACACTTCACCCGGCGCAATGGCGGCAATATCGTCAACACCGGCTTTGTGATCACCAGCGCCGGGGTGGTGGTATTGGACACCGGGCCGTCCCGGGCCTACGGGGAGGAGATGCGCCGCGCGATCGCACAAGTCACCGATCAACCCATCCACAGTGTCTACCTGACCCACCACCACCCCGATCACTTTCTGGGCAACCAGGCCTTCGAGGATGTCCCCATCTGCGCCCTGCCCTACACCCGCGAGATGATCGAGCGGGACGGCGAGGCGCTGCTGGACAACATGTATAACCTGCTCAGCGGCTGGATGGGCGGCACCTATGTGGTGGCGCCGGATTGCACCGCCGAGCCAGGGCCTGTCACCGTAGGCGAACGCACGCTTGAGGTCATCGCCGGCGCCGGGCACAGCGGCCCCGAGGCCTCTGACCTCATGCTCCACGACCAGCGCAGCGACACCCTGTTCGCCGGCGACCTGGTCTTCTACGACCGGGCGCCCACCACCCCCCATGCGGACCTCTCCCGCTGGGTCGCGCTGCTCCATGAGTTGGAACGGGAACTGCCCCGAACACTGGTGCCAGGTCACGGCCCCGTCACCCGCGACGTCGAGGCCGTGCTGCAGACCCGTGACTACGTGGAGTGGCTCGCCTCCGCCCTGCGCGAAGCGGCGGAACAGGGCCTGGACATGGCCGAGGCACTGGAGTTGGAGGTGCCGGAACGCTTCCGCCATCTGGCAGTGGTGGACGAAGAACTGCGCCGTTCGGTGGCGCACCTGTACCCGGGTTACGAAACCCAAGCATTGAACCAAGTCATTGATGGTCTGCAATAG
- a CDS encoding sigma-54-dependent Fis family transcriptional regulator, with product MSSIIAPISLGRASEGGYPSPLPGDKAQRLISKSWQRCQAYGLDPRKKPKDANVLEGPQVKEERERHGELLKVANAEMHSLYQQVSGSGWSLLLTDNRGVILDYVGDPNLRREFRSAGLWLGADWSERHEGTNGIGTALTESRPVAVLRDQHYKACHHALSCCGAPILDANGQVMAVLDASTVNGNQTPETQSHTLALVTLSAQFISKWRFLEEFSDAIIIRFHSRCEYVGLINDGVLAVSRDGTIVGADHNACVFLGLPDRHRLIGWPIDQVLDIRPEILVERAERPYLPYWVLTTAQGTQLHARIQLGHTAAGRRAAEQPARPVPVQSRSASQPRDHRATLCTLEALKGNDPRMARNVNRAYRIIDKDIPILLNGETGTGKELFARAVHTASSRRDGPFVAVNCASIPEPLIESELFGYKGGAFTGADRNGRKGKILQAHGGTLFLDEIGDMPLELQARLLRVLEEREIVPIGGDKPQAVDVYLVSATHHNLPELVAEGRFREDLYYRLNGLTLTLPPLRDRADCQDVIRCILRLESDGRVDIDQAALAVLRNHPWPGNIRQLRNVLRTAVALSDGETLTVEDLPDDVLDAAETAGDDQVIEGTCTGGGDPLANAERRALQAALEQHGGNVSRTAESLGVSRNTLYRKMRRHGLGGARGG from the coding sequence ATGTCATCGATTATCGCCCCGATCTCCTTGGGACGCGCCTCTGAGGGCGGATACCCCAGCCCCCTCCCGGGCGACAAGGCGCAGCGCCTCATTTCCAAGAGTTGGCAGCGTTGTCAGGCCTACGGCCTCGACCCCCGCAAAAAGCCAAAGGACGCCAACGTGCTGGAAGGCCCGCAGGTAAAGGAAGAGCGGGAGCGTCACGGCGAGCTGCTGAAAGTGGCCAACGCCGAGATGCACAGCCTTTACCAGCAGGTCTCCGGGTCCGGCTGGTCCCTGCTGCTCACGGACAACCGCGGCGTGATCCTCGACTACGTGGGAGACCCGAACCTGCGGCGTGAATTCCGTTCGGCGGGCCTGTGGCTGGGTGCCGACTGGAGTGAACGCCACGAAGGTACCAACGGCATCGGCACCGCCCTCACTGAGAGCCGCCCGGTGGCAGTACTGCGGGACCAGCACTATAAGGCGTGTCACCACGCGCTGAGCTGTTGCGGGGCCCCCATTCTGGACGCCAACGGCCAGGTGATGGCCGTCCTGGACGCCTCCACCGTGAACGGCAATCAGACGCCGGAGACCCAGAGCCACACCCTGGCACTGGTCACCCTGTCCGCCCAGTTCATCTCCAAGTGGCGGTTCCTGGAGGAATTCTCGGATGCCATCATCATCCGCTTCCACAGCCGCTGCGAATATGTCGGTCTGATCAATGACGGTGTGCTGGCGGTCTCCCGGGACGGCACCATCGTTGGTGCCGACCACAACGCCTGCGTCTTCCTGGGACTCCCCGACCGGCATCGCCTCATCGGCTGGCCCATTGACCAGGTCTTGGACATCCGTCCGGAGATCCTGGTGGAACGGGCCGAACGCCCGTACCTCCCCTACTGGGTGCTCACCACGGCCCAGGGCACCCAGTTGCACGCCCGTATCCAGCTGGGGCACACAGCAGCGGGCCGCCGGGCGGCGGAACAGCCCGCCCGCCCCGTACCGGTCCAAAGCCGCAGTGCCAGTCAACCCCGCGATCACCGCGCCACGCTCTGCACCCTGGAGGCACTCAAGGGCAATGACCCGCGCATGGCGCGCAACGTTAACCGGGCCTACCGGATCATCGATAAGGACATCCCCATCCTGTTGAACGGCGAGACCGGCACCGGCAAGGAACTGTTCGCCCGCGCCGTGCATACGGCCAGCAGCCGCAGGGACGGCCCCTTCGTTGCCGTGAACTGCGCCTCGATACCGGAGCCCCTGATCGAGAGCGAGCTGTTCGGCTACAAGGGTGGCGCCTTTACCGGCGCCGACCGCAACGGGCGCAAGGGCAAAATCCTCCAGGCCCACGGCGGCACGCTGTTCCTGGACGAGATCGGGGATATGCCGCTGGAACTGCAGGCCCGCCTGCTGCGGGTCCTGGAAGAGCGCGAGATCGTGCCCATCGGCGGTGACAAACCACAGGCGGTGGATGTCTACCTGGTCTCGGCGACTCATCACAACCTTCCGGAGCTGGTGGCCGAGGGGCGCTTTCGGGAAGACCTTTACTACCGACTCAACGGCCTCACCCTGACCCTACCCCCGTTGCGCGACCGGGCTGACTGCCAGGATGTCATTCGCTGCATCCTGCGACTGGAGAGCGATGGCCGGGTGGATATCGATCAGGCGGCGTTGGCGGTGCTGCGCAACCATCCCTGGCCCGGCAATATCCGCCAGCTACGCAACGTGCTGCGCACCGCCGTTGCGCTCAGCGATGGCGAGACGCTCACGGTGGAAGACCTGCCCGACGATGTGCTGGATGCCGCTGAGACAGCCGGCGACGACCAGGTGATAGAGGGCACCTGCACCGGCGGCGGCGACCCGTTGGCCAACGCCGAGCGCCGGGCACTCCAAGCCGCCCTGGAGCAGCACGGCGGCAACGTCAGCCGCACTGCGGAGAGCCTGGGCGTGAGCCGTAACACCCTCTACCGGAAGATGCGGCGGCACGGTCTCGGCGGCGCCCGCGGCGGCTGA
- a CDS encoding rhodanese-like domain-containing protein, which yields MVCNSRHHREGKGWRRSGTVPALVVCGLLLSGLLIPGVAATVDDADDPIWHHPHINAEGYRYARYRAATPDSVPEGETVDTGRAQALWAAGEVVAIDVMPVLERKGPDGKPEWVVLEERRHIPGSIWLPNVGAGRLSPEMEAWFADALAELTAGDSNQPLLFYCITDCWMAWNAVRRAAALGYTSLYWYPPGADGWQRAGLPTEPAQPKPRH from the coding sequence ATGGTCTGCAATAGCCGCCACCATCGCGAGGGCAAGGGGTGGCGCCGCTCAGGCACCGTGCCGGCCCTGGTCGTTTGCGGGCTACTGCTCAGCGGGTTGCTAATCCCGGGTGTGGCCGCGACGGTGGACGATGCCGATGACCCCATCTGGCACCACCCGCACATCAACGCCGAGGGTTACCGTTATGCCCGCTACCGCGCCGCGACACCGGACTCTGTGCCGGAAGGGGAGACGGTGGATACCGGCCGTGCACAAGCCCTCTGGGCCGCCGGGGAGGTCGTGGCCATCGATGTGATGCCGGTCCTCGAACGGAAAGGACCGGACGGGAAGCCGGAGTGGGTGGTGCTGGAGGAACGCCGGCACATTCCCGGAAGCATCTGGCTACCCAACGTGGGCGCGGGGCGGCTGAGCCCAGAAATGGAGGCCTGGTTCGCCGATGCCCTGGCGGAGTTGACCGCCGGTGATAGCAACCAGCCGCTCCTCTTCTACTGCATCACGGATTGCTGGATGGCCTGGAACGCGGTGCGCCGCGCGGCCGCCCTGGGTTACACCTCGCTCTACTGGTACCCGCCGGGGGCGGATGGCTGGCAGCGGGCGGGGCTGCCGACGGAACCTGCCCAACCGAAACCACGACACTAA
- a CDS encoding TonB-dependent receptor family protein: MRPLTPYPTLGVLSSLILGTAGTAVADTTPSAEALEPIQVTAPRLERDWLANPSAVGVLTPEDIQPGHQNLQMDEHLNRIPGLQMQNRYNFSQDLRVSIRGFGARAPFGIRGLRVIVDGIPETLPDGQSQVDAIDLESLHQAEVIRGPSSTLYGNAAGGVLDLRTQSGRDIDGAAVKLDYGSDDFRRIGLKAGGGQGPWEYSVSTWDMRYNGYRDHSRVEKRLFNSKLAYEWADGGRLETIVRLLDAPDTQDPGSLTLDQVDEDRRQARPESKALDGGQSAEQQTVGLVYSRPMAAQDEITLRAFYTRRDFGNRLPFESGGQVQYERDFYGLGGQYTHLNEVMGRPARLGVGFDAEEQRDDRQRFDNLAGGARGDQTFDQREKARTLALFSQGDLALTDRLDLVFGARFDQLRIAVDDRFQPMGEDRSGRETFNEWSYSTGLSYRWARAHQIYANVGTSFESPTFTEFANPDGGTGFNPDLKPEKAVNYELGAKGFIGDHSRYELSLYTIRVRDEIVNFQRDAGRDFYENSGRSRRNGLELGLEHRPADQWVLTAAYTYTDFEFRDFEDRFGNDFSGNAFPGVPRQQLFAEAAWQDREGRFAALDVVAVDRQYADNANEERVSGYGVANLRAGTRLRLQGLEVSPYVAVNNLFDKEYFSNIRINTFGGRFYEPAPERTVFAGVTIRPR, translated from the coding sequence ATGCGACCACTGACCCCATACCCCACCCTGGGTGTTCTCTCATCCCTGATCCTCGGCACCGCGGGCACCGCCGTGGCCGACACCACCCCATCGGCCGAGGCCTTGGAGCCTATCCAGGTCACCGCACCGCGCCTGGAGCGGGATTGGCTGGCAAACCCATCCGCCGTCGGCGTGCTCACGCCGGAGGACATCCAGCCCGGGCACCAGAATCTGCAGATGGATGAACACCTGAACCGGATCCCCGGCCTACAGATGCAAAACCGCTACAACTTCTCCCAGGATTTGCGGGTCTCCATCCGCGGCTTTGGCGCGCGCGCGCCCTTCGGTATCCGGGGGCTGCGGGTAATCGTGGACGGGATCCCCGAAACCCTCCCCGACGGGCAGTCCCAAGTGGACGCCATCGACCTGGAATCGCTGCACCAGGCCGAGGTCATCCGCGGCCCCAGCTCAACCCTTTACGGCAACGCCGCGGGCGGCGTGCTCGATCTCCGTACCCAAAGCGGCCGGGATATCGACGGCGCCGCGGTCAAGCTGGATTACGGCAGCGACGACTTCCGGCGCATCGGCCTCAAGGCGGGCGGCGGCCAGGGGCCTTGGGAGTACAGCGTCAGTACCTGGGATATGCGCTACAACGGCTACCGGGATCACAGTCGGGTGGAGAAGCGCCTGTTCAACAGCAAGCTGGCCTATGAATGGGCTGATGGCGGACGCCTGGAGACCATCGTCCGCCTGTTGGATGCCCCGGACACCCAGGATCCGGGCTCCCTGACCCTGGACCAAGTGGATGAGGACCGCCGGCAGGCACGCCCCGAGTCAAAGGCACTGGATGGCGGCCAGTCCGCCGAGCAGCAGACGGTGGGCCTGGTCTACTCGCGTCCCATGGCCGCCCAGGACGAAATCACCCTGCGCGCTTTCTACACCCGCCGCGATTTCGGCAATCGACTGCCCTTCGAGAGCGGTGGTCAGGTTCAGTACGAGCGCGACTTTTACGGCCTGGGCGGCCAATACACCCATCTCAACGAAGTGATGGGGCGCCCCGCCCGGCTCGGCGTAGGCTTCGACGCCGAGGAACAGCGCGACGACCGCCAGCGCTTTGACAATCTGGCCGGCGGGGCGCGCGGTGACCAGACCTTCGACCAGCGGGAAAAGGCGCGGACCCTGGCGCTCTTCAGCCAGGGCGATCTCGCCCTGACCGACCGGTTGGACCTCGTCTTCGGAGCGCGCTTCGACCAACTGCGCATCGCCGTCGATGACCGATTCCAGCCGATGGGTGAAGACCGCTCCGGGCGTGAGACCTTCAACGAGTGGAGCTACAGCACCGGTCTGAGCTACCGCTGGGCCCGCGCCCACCAGATCTACGCCAACGTCGGCACATCCTTCGAGAGTCCCACCTTCACCGAGTTCGCGAATCCCGACGGTGGCACCGGGTTCAATCCCGACCTGAAACCCGAAAAGGCCGTCAACTACGAGCTGGGCGCCAAGGGGTTCATCGGCGATCACAGCCGTTACGAGCTGTCGCTTTACACCATTCGCGTCCGCGATGAGATCGTTAATTTCCAGCGGGACGCCGGTCGCGACTTCTACGAGAACTCAGGCCGTTCCCGCCGTAACGGCCTGGAACTGGGCCTGGAACACCGCCCCGCAGACCAATGGGTCCTGACCGCCGCCTACACCTACACCGACTTTGAGTTCCGCGACTTTGAAGACCGGTTCGGTAATGACTTCAGCGGCAACGCCTTCCCCGGCGTCCCGCGCCAACAGTTATTCGCCGAGGCGGCGTGGCAGGATCGCGAGGGCCGCTTTGCCGCCCTGGATGTCGTTGCCGTTGACCGGCAGTACGCGGACAACGCCAACGAGGAGCGGGTATCGGGCTACGGGGTCGCCAACCTCCGCGCCGGCACCCGGCTAAGGCTGCAGGGCCTGGAGGTCTCGCCCTATGTGGCGGTGAACAACCTTTTCGACAAAGAGTACTTCAGCAACATTCGCATCAATACCTTCGGCGGGCGCTTTTATGAGCCCGCCCCCGAGCGCACTGTCTTCGCCGGCGTTACCATCCGCCCCCGATAG
- a CDS encoding substrate-binding periplasmic protein: MNTTDLIKAGRLAATAALCGATLFAGSANAERLHEIRDRGTLTVALYNDFGPYSCVGTGGELIGVDVALARALGEKLDLKVELAGFGAQDSMDQDLALLQDEQAEDEWDEALLERAPDLMMHVPVDPVFQERNADYDIMGAYFHEAMAVLYDREEIGDLGYSVNTPDPFDGLRVGVEMYTYSYTMLTNGFDGRLRSGVVNHKNVPEAVEALLAGETSAVFAPRGELQSALAAFPEPRTSLALSELRDLFRTDRVRSDWDVGMAVKAGNPELSRAVEEAMAQLVADGTVERIFNEYGIAWVGPGEEYRLARNGNGPAGVTRTGLERAQLCRATMPAGLY, encoded by the coding sequence ATGAATACTACTGATCTGATCAAGGCCGGCCGCCTGGCCGCCACCGCCGCCCTCTGCGGTGCCACGCTGTTCGCCGGTAGCGCGAACGCCGAGCGGCTGCACGAGATCCGCGACCGCGGCACACTGACCGTTGCCCTGTACAACGACTTCGGGCCCTACTCCTGCGTCGGCACCGGCGGCGAGCTGATCGGGGTTGACGTGGCCCTGGCCCGCGCCCTGGGCGAGAAGCTGGACCTGAAGGTGGAGCTGGCCGGCTTCGGCGCCCAGGACAGCATGGACCAGGACCTGGCCCTGCTGCAGGACGAACAGGCCGAGGACGAGTGGGACGAGGCCCTGCTCGAGCGCGCCCCCGACCTGATGATGCACGTACCGGTGGACCCCGTCTTCCAGGAGCGCAACGCCGATTACGACATCATGGGCGCCTACTTCCACGAGGCCATGGCGGTGCTCTACGACCGCGAGGAAATCGGCGATCTGGGGTACTCGGTGAACACCCCGGACCCGTTCGATGGCCTGCGCGTGGGTGTGGAGATGTACACCTACTCCTACACCATGCTCACCAACGGCTTTGACGGCCGCCTGCGCTCCGGCGTGGTCAACCACAAGAACGTGCCCGAAGCAGTGGAGGCCCTGCTTGCCGGTGAGACCTCCGCGGTTTTCGCACCGCGCGGCGAGCTTCAGAGCGCCCTGGCCGCCTTCCCCGAACCGCGCACCAGCCTCGCCCTGAGCGAGCTGCGCGACCTGTTCCGCACGGACCGGGTGCGTAGCGACTGGGACGTGGGCATGGCCGTCAAGGCCGGCAACCCGGAGCTCTCCCGGGCAGTCGAGGAGGCCATGGCACAACTGGTGGCCGACGGGACCGTGGAGCGTATCTTTAACGAATACGGCATCGCCTGGGTGGGCCCGGGGGAGGAGTACCGCCTAGCCCGCAACGGCAATGGCCCCGCGGGCGTGACCCGCACCGGCCTGGAACGCGCGCAGCTCTGCCGGGCAACAATGCCGGCCGGACTGTACTGA